GACGTCAACGTCTACGGTGGCGGTACCCTAGACGGCAACGGACAGGTCTGGTATGACCTGTATGCTAAGGAgcccttgatcttgcgcCCAATCTTGTTCGGTGTCATCGGCCTGCACGGCGGTAGCATTGGCCCCCTCAAGCTGCGCTACTCCCCACAGTGGTACAATTTCGTTGCCAACTCATCAGACATTCTGTTTGAGGGTATCGATATCTCGGGCTACAGCAAGAGCGCACATGAGGCCAAGAACACCGATGGATGGTGAGTGCCACAGCGGGGCGCGGAAGAGCTCGCAATATAGGATCCATAAAGAGAGAACACTAATCACGCTCTTGCAGGGATATCTACCGGTCAAACAATATTGTTATCCAGGATTCAGTGATCAACAACGGCGATGGTACGTGTCGAGAAGCGAGCAGATTTTCCACCTACAGTGATGCTGACGGACCTCTAGACTGCGTCTCTTTCAAGCCCAATTCCACAAACGTGATTGTTCAGAACCTTCATTGCAATGGCTCGCATGGTATCTCCGTTGGCTCGCTGGGCCAGTACAAGGACGAGGTCGATATCGTTGAGAACATTCTCGTCTACAACATCTCCATGTTCAACGCATCTGTAAGTCTCCACGGAAATGAATGTCGAGTTTTGCCACATTGTTGCAATGATCTAATACAGTGTAGGACGGTGCTCGCATCAAGGTCTGGCCCGGTGTGGCCTCGGCTCTGTCCACTGACCTCCAGGGCGGAGGTGGCTCCGGTAGCGTGAGGAACATCACCTACGATACCATGACTATCAAGAATGTCGACTACGCCATCGAGGTCACTCAGTGCTATGGACAGAAGAACCTGACTCTCTGCAACCAGTTCCCCGTAAGTCActtctcctgcctttttaGAGTCTACTATAGTCTCCTCGGTACCTGATCGATCTCTAATCATCTTCGGTCAAAATCACAGAGCAGCATGACCATCTCAGACGTATACTTCAAGAACATCAAGGGCACTACCTCTGGAAAACGGGATCCTGTCGTTGGAACAATCGTTTGCTCAAGCCCGGACGTAAGAATTCCACCCCCCCCTTCCCGCCCTTCTCATTTTTTACACCCCTTCGACTGAAGACGACAGTTCTGACACTTCACATAGGTCTGTTCAAAGATTTACGCCTCCGATATCAACGTCAAGAGCCCAAAAGGTTCCAACACTTTCACCTGCACAAATGTAAGTCATTGCCCGCATCCTTCAGACCACTCGATCGAATGACCCAGTCACTTATTGCTTTTGAATCCATAGGTTGATGACAGCCTGCTGGCTATCAATTGCACCTCGAGCTAATCTTTGTAATCATACATTTCGATTTGGGACACTCTTTTTATAAAAGATTGCTCATCACCAATTGAGCTACTTCATATCCGCGCTCTCACGGGACGAGACTGTTTGCGACTGGACTCTCACGCAGATCCTGTCAATAGAACCTCACTCGGGTCCGACCAGGTTGAAAATGCCTAACAGCGACATGAAGATAAATCGTAATTTGCACCGCGTGTTCATGGCAAGCGCTTTGTTGCTGACGACCCGAGGCAATGAAAACCTCACGTAGAGTAATATACATGCTGCGATCATAATCCTCAATGCATGGATCCCCAAATATCGCTGTAGGATATTGAAAATGGCGGGGCTGCTATCCAGCCCTAAACAAAAACTGGATGTAAAAGTCCCATCAAGTGAACatgaggggggagagaagagcgaaAGAAAGGGCCGTGCACGTTTACATTTAAATGAATCGCGTGGAAACTCAAGGAAAATCGCTTTGGAGTTTGGAACCATACGAATGGTTTATTCATCCTGCAATAGAACCTTCAACTTCTCAAGCTTGTCTTCGCAGTGCACTTCCATTTGCATAATCACATCCACGGCGTCCTTCTTGGTGATCAGCAATTGTGACACTAGCCAGAAATTGTACCCGTTCTTGTAGAAGCCCATTGAAGCCCATTCATCCTTTGGAATTTGGCGGCTGAGGGCGATCCAGTAGTCGCGCCAGCGGTTCAAGGCTGTACGGATTGAACCTAGAATCGAGTCCTCGGGGATCATGCTCTTGTTCCATCCGCCCTCCGCCTGCGTGGGCTGAATGACAAGAGCCTGGCGTCTGATCAGGCCCACAAGGCTCATGTGTGTATTGATAAAAGCGAACAGAACTGCAGAAATTGTTATGGATCGATCAGCATCTATGATCCGGGAGCGCGGGACACTTGACACCTACCGTGAATGACAATGAACATATCCAAAATGGTGAGCTGGAAGCGAGGCATAGATGGCGAAGGTGCAGGGCTACCCTGCGGGGATATTTCAAACATATGCTGAAAGGCCTGAAAAATCGACAGGTCGCGTGTGAATCGAAAATTTGGATCCTGAAAGGGATGTGAAGATCGGAACAAGGCTTCTTCGCAAGGCAATTCGCTCTCCAATTCAGAATGAGTCAGACGGCACGGATAGTTTtgatagaagaaaaaagcacaGTCCAACAAGGACATGAGACTAATGGTCCTATTTGCTAGTCAGTGAGCGACCATTGAGTGGTTCAGCCATTACATCGTGGTCCATACCGTATACGGCACTCCCTTTGAATCCACAATTGCTCATCAAACTGTTCCTCGTCCAGCACATGCCGGACCTTGACAAGATTCAGACGGCGGGCGACCTGCCTGTTGATTAGTGGCATGTTCCAAGCGGAGAAAGCGAGAAGAAATTCCGTCCATAAGCCTGCCTACCTTCAAAACCTCGCTGAACCGATTCTCCATTGCCCGGTTCTTTGACGAACGGCTCCCCGCCCAGTATTGAACAATCAGGATGACGAAGCCGGCCTGAAACGCTTGGAATTTCGTCCAATCGGTGAGCTCGTCCCCGGGACTTTGAAGCCCCGCGTAGGTGCCTGCAACCTCAAACTCGCGTGAATACATGTGGCTGGAGAATATGTACAGTTCAGCGATGTCCAGCATTCGCTTCGCCAAGTGTGCCTCCCTTGGGTCAGAGCTGTACATGGCTCCGAAAAACGCCACTGCGGCCAACAACGGCGTCCCAACAGTCTCCAAGTTGAAAGTCGGGATGTGAATCATGGCGCAGCTTGGCTGCCAGTATTTAAAGTAAAGCGAGACGAATTTGCGCACGCGGGCCGTCGTAAGCAGAAACCCCAGATTCGCCGAAATCTCCTCTTGTGACTTGGCATCCAAGGGTAATGTCCAGACGCGCGCCAATATTGATTGGACTAAAGCCATCGCGAAAGGCTGTTCGGGTTCAAACAACGTCGTCTGTCCGGACAGGGCCAAGTGTCCGTTGGGTGTCGGTGTAGCAAAATTGCCCGTGTAGGTAGCCTGAGCCGGATACGAGCCGTCTACATTTTTATGCCCATCGCCGAAAGGTCCATTaaagaagtccaagaaagTGTCTTGGAAGAATGGGAGGTTGTTGAGATCGGTTCCCCCAAAATTGGCAGGGAGACCGGCCTGATCTCCCTGCATGCCCATGCCCATGGATTGAAAAATCTCCCCGTCCGGGCTGCTCTCTTCCAGCGGAGTTTTGTTGTTACAGACCATACTCCGTTCCACATCGTTCCGTGGAGGTAGTCTGAATCCCTCGGTGAATGATTCGGTGCCGCCGTTCAGCAAGAATTTGATCGACCCGCGATCCGATGGTTGTCTGCATAACGGTGGTCTTCGTGGGTTCGGCGAGTGTTTCCCTGCATCCCAGATCAGCCCTAATTGGAATCGATTCCCCCGCGCAGAGTCGCTCGCGTCGTACCATCCTCCGTACTAGGAGCGGGGCTTGGCCCATTTGCATTCTCGCAAATGAAGCCTCTTTTCACACAGGATTCGCATGGTGTGTTGCCGTCGCAGCGCAATTTCATCGCGGTGCACTAAGACCACCTCAGTCAGTTCAATGTCCATTCCTCGCGGACGGAGATTCGACCCCGGCTTCGGCGCCACCCCAGGATCGGCTTACCGATTGGCATGCATGTCGCCGTCGGCCTCTTTGACCCGTCTCAGGGATTTTGCGATCGCCGCGCTCTCTACAGTCGGTGTAGTGATCCCGAAGATTATCGCTGGGGGCCGCACGTCAGCTTCGCCGCACTTCTTTCTAATCAGGATGAGAGAGGGCGTCTGTGACGACAAACCATCGCGCGAAGGATTCGGTACAGAACACGCAGGAATAGGGTTTCAAGCCGGAATCTATCGAGATTGAGCCACGAATCGGGGACAAAGGAGCTGCAGGGCGGGGCAACAACATACGTCTGAGATGATGCCGCTTCAAATGATCAATGCGCGTGAAGCCCCGCTGACATATGGTGCAGCGAAAGTGCTTCTCGGCGGGCTTCATATTTGTCCAtcggggaggaggatggaCCAGATGAGGGGAAACGCAAGAGAAGGTTCGTCAGAGGCCGAGGGAGGGCAaatggagagggaaaaagaaggttTGGGCGCAGGAGAAGAATGTAAGATGATTGATAGCTTAATGCATTGGATAAGATTTAGGGGTCTCGGTATTGCCGGCGTATTTGTACCGGCAGATGGCACGCGGTGCCCGCTGCCGTCGACAAGTGACCCTCCCTGAGACTGCACGTGGTGGTGTGTTACAGCCGTCAAGTTGTCTGGTCGGGTCTGGGTATCATTGGTATAGGTATGGTAAGGCCGTACGGAATCACGGGGTGGATGATATCACCATCAGTCTTATCGACGACAGCTCTGGTAGCTTTTCTCCACATCTCCGAAACACGCGGGAGCCTGAGTGAGGAGGAGATTCCATTCGCCCACAAGGCGCATCCTAATTGTGTCTGCGCAACAAATATGATCCACAAGCATTTGACGCAGAGGGTGAGCCAGGCTCGTGAAATGCCGAATGCACGCTTTGCAGAATCCACCCCGTCCTTCTTGGTCTCTCCGGCCATGCACACGAGATGGATCGAAGGCAACCATCTCATTTCATGGCTGAAGTGGCTGGAAGCCACTAAGTAACTCTAAACTAAAAAGATACCCCGCGGAGTGTGGGTAGCATCTGGGATAACTGGGGTGGAACGGAACGCCTGGGCTGAATTATAACAATCAAGATCACAACACTGGACATGTCCTCGAGTCTCGAGTCTAGACCGATCTGCTACAGGAAATGTCCGTAAGATCAACCACCTGAGGGTCCCTGGCCACAGCTGGTCTCATCACCCGGAGGAGTCATTCTCAGGCCTTCATCACATGGTATTGACCGAACACGCCTTCGGGGGCTGTGGGAAATCAACTTGATCATCGTCGAGGTAGTCAACATTGACCTGATCGAGCTTTTCATTCTCCGTCCAGCCGTCACCCAACCAGCCCATCGGATTGTCGTTGACATATGTAAAGTCAAAATCCTCCCAGCGGGGAGTTGCGAAGATCTTCATCGCATGAAGAGAAGACCCTATTTTCCATCAGTAAACCGCTGCAACCACAAAATCCGCCGACAATGCGACCCTACCAGGCCAGAGTGCAATCACCCGTCCGTCCTTAGTACCACCCTTGTACCAGCTCCGACAATTGCCAGCAAACACCGTGCCCGCAAAGTATGAGTCACAGTACTGGGCGAACAGCCGGACTGCATCCGTTTTGACCGACATCGCACGGAGGTGGTCGCGTTGAATCTTTCTCACGCATTCGGTGAAATAGTCAATCTGCCGCTCCATCAGGATGAGCAAGTTCCCATCACCCAGTCCAGAATTGGGCCCCAAGGCAAGGAAATAATTCGGAAATCCATCCACTGCAACAGAAAGATAAGTTTCGGGGCTCTTCTCCCATCGCTCAGCCAGAGTCAGGCCTCCTCGCCCTGTGATTGGGAAGCGCGGAGTGTGGGTGGTATCAAACCCAGTTGCACAAACGATAGCATTAACCTTGCGGTGTTGACCGTCGGCGGTAATGATACCGGAGTCATCAACCTTGATAATTTCTGACTTGATCAGGGTTACTTTCTCATCCGTCAAGGCCTCGAGGTAACCTGGACCAGGTGTTAGACGTCTACAGGCCGGGGCAAATGAGGGGATGAGGTCGTCCACTAAGTCGGGGTTCTTCGCCAACCGCCTCTTCATATTGGAAGTGAAAGCTTCCAGTGCCCCTAGCTGCTGGGGGTGACCTGTCAGGGTGACTCCATGAACGGATTGTAATTCGAGTTCCACATCTACATGTGAGACATCGGTTCAGTCATCGATTTTGCAATTAAAACACCCCCAGACAGAAGGTATCGACTCACTTTTTCGAAACTTTTGGTATTGTTGATGATCGGTTTGGAATGTCGTGATTTCCTCGGGAGTGAAAGTGTCTGTGACAAAAGAATGAGAAGATTTGAGAACACACTCAACCCAGGGCTTCTTAAAGGTGGCTCACAGTTGTCCAGTCCTTCCCCATGCTGCTCGATATAATCTCTCGCAAAGGAGGGAGCGATCCAGGTTCGACTACGAACATAGTGATCGATATGAGCTACCTTTGGCAGCATTGCTGGAACGATTTGAATGCCGCTGGAACCATTCCCAATCACGGCTATACGTTGATTCTGGGAACGAAAGTTCAGCCCTGCAACTTCTTTTTCACGAGATATAGGAGGACCGAGACCCACCGAATAGTCATAACTTTCATCCCACGACGCACTGTGGAGCAGTTTGCCTCCAAAGTCATGCAAACCAGGAATTTTAGGCCACCTCCAATTGTTGAGCGCGCCAGTAGCCTGAATGACTACATCCGCTTGGTCGGCGAACAAGGAATCACCTTGAACATCTAGGATCTAGCCATCAATGGCGGTCAGTAGCTGAGTCCGGTACAATGACTGATGTATCCGAGGGGCCACCTACTTCCATATGCCACTTTGACGCCTCTTCCACCCAAGTGGCCTTCTTGACCTGATGCTTGAGCTTGATGTACTTCATGCATTTGTATTTCTCCACAACGTCTTTCCAGTACTGGTGGATCTCGGCTGATGAGGCGTAGAATGACGACCATCTTTTGTTGGGCTCGAAAGTTGCCTGGTAGGTATGCGCTGGGATATCTTGAACAATGAAACGGGTCAGCACCCATCAACAGTGGACATGCCCTTGCGCCGTAAGGCTTCGTGATGTCTAGTTGCTCCAAGGGTACATTGATGACCTACCACATGCGCAGCCCGGATATCGATTCTAGGAGGACTCATTATCAGATAAAATCGGAGAAAGAGTGAAgccagaaaggaaaggacAAAACATGGGTGCACAGTATCAAGAACCCGCTTGCATTCGTTCCTCAACGAAGAGCTTCAGGAGGAGTTTCAGCCTCACCTCGAACCAAGTTCCACCGATGTCTGCATTCTTCTCATAAATACACAGTTCCAGATTGGGAATTCTTTGAACGAGGCGAATGCAGGCAAGAATGCCTGAGATGCCTGCACCGATGATGACTACTCTGACCGGCCGATTTTCGTCCACAGCTCGAGGCTCGATAAACACGGTAGGAGCGGGCTGCGAACCACGATCGCCTGTGGAtctcttggagaagaagccaGCGAGCATGCCTGAGGACCATTCCATCATGAATATCTGGGATGTTTGAAGATTAGAACGTTGAGGGAGATTGAACGTGGTACTGTGTGTTGGGAACAAAATCAAGATAAGTTTCAAAACTCTCAGTGAAGATAAATTCCGAGAGAAATTCCTCCACCAAAAGGTGTATTCGCGTTTGGATGGAAGCTCTCAAGCTTACCCAGGCAGCTGTTTCCTATTTCTAGCTTACGCACTTAAATATGTATGTCATATCTGACTGAGACTTAGTGACCCGGAGAGCCGTTCTCTCGCACATCCCGTCACCCGGACATTTTACCGCCCTAATGAGCGGACTCCGCGGCTTCGCCTTATCGTTGATCAGACAATCAAAATTTCCTTGAGCAGGGTAGGCCTAGGACGCCTGAAATAGTGAATCCCGACCGACAGATCATCCCTACATGTCCACACGCTTGTTCGCCTCCACAAAAGTGGATTATGGTGACCTGCAACCGCCATTCCTGATATCAACCATAGATTGACTCCTCTCTGCAATCCAAAATTGCCTCAGCAAGCAAAAATTACACAAAAGAGTTTGGTTCTTTCCCCCGATTCGATCATCACCTCCACTGGAAGCATAGTTCTTGCCGGAAATTCCCCCCTGACTACAAGTTCCCTTttatcaaatttacccaTGAGGTTTTTTCTTAACCACCAAAAGTCCGGGGGACTCCCGGAGAGGGGAACCCCTCCGCGCGCAGACCCGAGGTTGGCCCCGCACCATCAGATTTTGTAGATGTTGATCGTTTCTCCAACTCGTATCAACCAGACCGCATATACGACCGTGGAAGGTTGAATCACACAAGTCATTCAAGGAATCGAATCATCTGTCACACAACCACATCAACCTGTCAATTAGCCTCTGGCCCATGATTTCAATCTCGGAATCGGCTgtccatctctttttttcgttGCCGTGACCCCTGCCGATGACACCAGATCTGTCAGGCTGACTCTATGCTGTGGTTGCGTGGACCTACGTACGTGCGTGCACATACATGTGACAGCGTCCGACCGTAGGTATTGGAAGCCTCCACCTGCGGGGTATGCGTAGGCTGGTCCTGCCTGGTTCTCAACAGATTCGAACCTATCGGGCAAATAGGCTGATCTCAGGGACTTTAGGTATGTTTTTGCTCACTTGTTGATTTATGCACGCAGAAATATAGTACGCAAGGCTATAAGTACGTGATTTGTCTCGCTTCGAGCTCGCCTTTCGGAGTGGACACGGTCATTTCGTGGAGAGTCCAAAGCATGTAAGGGCGGGACAGACACTGAAATTGTGAATGTCTTTTGCAAATCCTCATCCTGTAGGTGGAGTATGTACTGGTGACGATAGATCGGATTCCAAAGGTCATGACCCACGGGCGTATCTTCTGTTTCCTTAGGTGTAGGTGGGTTCCAACCTGTCGCACTCGGCGGAATCATACTTAACTTTCCCATTCATCTATACCAGGAATCTGTCTATACCCGTGCTTGATCCACATGTCGTTTATGTACAAATTGGAAGATAATACCCTGCCGGCGATCGATGGAAGATTACATGTACCAATAAATTATCAGTGCCAGTCTCAACGCTTTTCAACCTTCAGGTTTTGCCATCCTGGCACATTGCAAAAAGATAAATAAAATGAAAcagaaagacaaagagatTCCTTTGTAATTTGAAGTCAGAACACAGCCGGGCGAAAGTTCGCAGCTGACAAGTGGTTCGGTTTGATCGTGCCTTTACTCCGATGACAAATCTGAAACCGATCCAGCGCCAAGCTTTTTGCGTAAGGTTCTTACATACAGCTTCCCCCCAGCATAACTTCGACCAAAGTTCCATACACGATGAACAGCAAAAGAGAATTTACTATGATCTCTCAAATAGCCATGCAATGAATCGATCGGGCACTCATCGGCCAACTGGAACTAAGTTGGACCTCAACTGCTTGACACTACGAGATGTCATTTCAGGGTGCTCCTCGTGAAGGAATacccatctccatcttccgGGCCAATCTCCGCCATGAAAAACACCTCGCGGGCTGATTACTCACGGATTACTTGAAGCCTACCAAGCCGATCCACCATGCCGAGCACCGCTGGATGTCCACTAGGAGATGGCCCTGTAGTTAAGATTTACGCTAATGCAGATTAGATTTCTGAACCGGAAATTTGTGAAGAATCCTCCATGCAGTCTTGTTTGGTTCCATATCCACTAGCCGCACTCTTAAGCTTGATGCTGTCGTGTGTCTGAACACCCAAAGTCAAACACGCCCCACCACGGCCTCGGCGGAACCCCCGTGCGTCGACTCGGAAGAATGCTCTTTAAATGGTATGTCTGGAACAAAGGTAGCGTCTTGAGATACCCCAGACTTTCAGAGACACGCTTCCCCATCGGCTTCGGAACATCGTAACTTCGTGCGACCAAAATGCCAGTCTTTACCGAGCATTCCGCCGCGGCCCGTGACCTGCGTGTTCTCCCATCGTTCGCACTGCCACTGCCTCGACTTGCACCAAATTTCCAACCCGAGAGCACAGATGAACAATACGAGGTTGTTGTGGTGGGAGCTGGCCCAGCGGGGCTCATGCTCGAACTGCTGCTGGCACGATACGGGCTGAGTGACGAGTCCTTGCTCTGTGTGGACTCGAAACCAAGCACGTTAAAATCGGGCCAAGCCGATGGTCTCCAACCCCGTACACTCGAAACCCTGAAATCACTGGGACTGGCCGACGAGATACTCACCGAGGGGTGCCAGATGTGGCAGGTAAGAGATCTGAACATCGTGAGATTCTGCTAGAAATCAGGAAACCCCGGTTGACGGACGGTCGAAAGCATAGGTTGCTTTCTGGAATCCCTCCGTGGACAAAGCGAAGATCATTGAGCGCACATCACTCGTTCCAGATGTGGCGGTTCCAGCACGTTATCCCCACGAAGTCACGATTCACCAAGGTCGAATCGAGCGAATTTTGGAGACAGACCTGCTACGCTACTCCAAACGCGGTGTGCAACGGAACACCAAGCTCATCGGTGTTAaaatcgacgaggaggggAATGCAGACTTCCCAGTGATGGCCGAGCTTGAGACGGATGGACACCGTCGCACTGTGCGAACAAAGTATCTGGTGGGTGCTGACGGTGCTCATTCAGCGGTGAGACGCGCCATGGGGCTGAAACTCGAGGGCGAGTCGCTTGATCACATCTGGGGCGTGATCGATCTCATCGTGGACACCGACTTTCCTGACATTCGTCGAAGATGTGCCATACATTCCCCCGCAGGCTCGGTCATGGTGATTCCTCGCGAGCGTATTGCCTCGGGTGATTATTTGACGAGACTCTATGTGCAGGTCCCGGGCGACTATAAGCCATCGAGTGATCAACAGATATCGGAGAGCTCGAATACTTCTGCCGCAATAGATGCAAGGACTCGTCGTAGTCAAGTGACGGAAACGACCATCTTCGAAAATGCGGCAGCGGCATTTAAACCTTACTTCATTCGTCCAAAGACTGACGAGGCGGTCGATTGGTGGGCGGCGTACCAAATTGGACAGCGAGTCACCGATAGTTTCTCGGTCAAGGACTCGAAGGGGATGAATCGGGTGTTCATTGTTGGGGATGGTAAGTCGTGACCTCCACCTATAGAGTGATAATCCCGTGCTCACACCCTAATTTTCTTCAGCTTGCCATACACACAGTCCCAAGGTATGATGACCTGTAATCAGTTCTTGGAGAATAAAGTCTAATTTTTTATGGATAGGCTGGACAAGGGATGAATGTCTCAATGATGGACTCGTACAACCTGGCCTGGAAACTGGCTTATCGCATTAATGGCTTGATTCCTGAGCCACTTGATGGAGCTCCAGATCCGCTCCTGGACACGTATCAAACAGAACGGCGGAACATTGCCCAGGAGTTGATCGCATTCGACAAGGCATTCTCGTCCATGTTCTCGGGAAAGATTGGCAGCACCGAAGACGGTGCTCAAGGGTTGACACACGAAGAGTTTCTGGAAGTATTCAGTCGAGGCAACGGGTTCACCAGCGGATGCGGTATCGAATACCCCGAGAACATTGCAGTGAATAGGACACCTGAAGGACTCGAGAACCCAATCATCGGTACGAATTATTTGTCTGGAATTTTACGCCCAGGTCGCCGGCTTTTGAATGTGCGCGTCATACGACACGCAGATGGCTGTCCACGGGATCTCCAAGATGGTATGTTCCCCCCCAGATGCCACATGAAATGAGAGGTGACCTGTTTGCTCACAGTATTACAGATTTTGCATCCACCGGCCGATTCCGCATTCTCTGCCTGACCTCTTCGGATCTATTAGAACCGCGAGGGACCTCGTTCAAGACGCTGACTGCACTGGGAGAGATGATTCAACAATTCCCAGATTCACTGGTAGAACAAGTTGTGGTTCACCCCCATCTGCCTCGACCGTTTATGTGGCATGACATCCCGCGTGAAGTCAAAAATTTCTCGGAGATGTCCTTTTAcagtggacaagaaaaggaagacgTGTATACCATCTACGGAGTTGACCCGAAGAGAGGTGCCCTTGCTGTCGTCCGGCCAGACGGCTACATCGGAACAATTGCAGAACTCGGTGATGTAGTCCGGGTGAGTGAGTTTCTGAGAGGATTGATCAAACGCA
The window above is part of the Penicillium oxalicum strain HP7-1 chromosome VI, whole genome shotgun sequence genome. Proteins encoded here:
- a CDS encoding putative exopolygalacturonase X; this translates as MKISSILAQALSLSLSLGTVAEAKNSRSRNDACHPHHPFHPLPGSKDRHKTCHVPTNGDGTDDSAHILSTLKKCNNGGKVVFDAGKTYTVGKAMDMTFLKSVDLEILGTIQFTNDTDYWQANAFKQVYQNATTFFQIGGTDVNVYGGGTLDGNGQVWYDLYAKEPLILRPILFGVIGLHGGSIGPLKLRYSPQWYNFVANSSDILFEGIDISGYSKSAHEAKNTDGWDIYRSNNIVIQDSVINNGDDCVSFKPNSTNVIVQNLHCNGSHGISVGSLGQYKDEVDIVENILVYNISMFNASDGARIKVWPGVASALSTDLQGGGGSGSVRNITYDTMTIKNVDYAIEVTQCYGQKNLTLCNQFPSSMTISDVYFKNIKGTTSGKRDPVVGTIVCSSPDVCSKIYASDINVKSPKGSNTFTCTNVDDSLLAINCTSS